A genomic stretch from Sphingobacterium sp. ML3W includes:
- a CDS encoding TonB-dependent receptor encodes MNRNYVSSFFCFPKERNRKVKWLLMASMLMSIGQLSAQEKVIHGKIVSDQGKPIIGASIKVKDKTLSTSTNEKGEFVLKLNPGEIIIVSNVGYNHVEYVIGNSSEINIPLVASEIAVDEVVVVGYGKQKKVDLTSSIAVVDTKDLVKVPGGTIATLQSAVPGVQVTNGAIRIRGVGSINGTDPLYVVDGMIGGAMPDENNIASIQVLKDAASSAIYGARGANGVILVTTKRGKAGDVKLDYNAFAGIKNISHNVPLLNGQQLAELINEEMYNKDPSRKDYLAALSKPSAIGQGYNMMDELLQTGNYQRHNLSVSGGSQNANFRLSGIYATDKSIIIQDKNKHYGAQFISDFTKGKLKIGETLSLGYTRRNWSDKNIIDAQKWSSTLPLYDANSSTGFAGAGNGTDVQSALANAYLNKNVNDNFSVNGNAWATYEIIKGLVYKFNMGVDLSRVRNEGYIGNYSVGQYQNHSPDELNISSSQNNRWLFENTLTYENNFGKHAISALAGITSEESRYNAVNAGARGLPSPDVLILNSASLASSRLVGSGVGQSAMYSMLGRVNYNYDNRYLLTFNMRRDGSANFSNQYRYGNFPSVSAGWRISQESFMKAFPAISELKLRGSYGLLGNSDIAQYQYQRTVSFDHVWYYLNNVMVTGALPQTPSNPNVKWESQYSTDLGIDLELFDHKLALTVDYYNKKTEDMLINVPISFTAGYVNNFPVLNAGSIRNRGWDILASYKDRLGNFSYHIGANISFVKNRVLSLGNNNEILWGSISPGGENVTRTAVGRSIGEFWGYTTNGLYTSQTQLDADKAFAPHAALGDVRFNDRNGDKVLNDQDKDFLGSPIPDFSYGFNADVNYNSAIGIFDLSMMWQGSKGNDIYNNSRYWGEGMYHYYNNFASTLDRYRAEELVFKNPVSGETTVYPKNTDTNIPRAVLGDPNQNLRASNRFVEDGSYLRLKVVNIGYSFSSPRLERWKIDRLRFYVGAKNLLTFTKYSGYDPEVGSGDTRSNLSRGIDGQTPWGLSFPNSREYFMGIQFTF; translated from the coding sequence ATGAACAGAAATTATGTGTCTTCTTTCTTTTGTTTTCCTAAAGAAAGGAATAGGAAAGTGAAGTGGTTGTTAATGGCTTCCATGTTAATGTCCATTGGACAACTGTCCGCTCAAGAAAAGGTGATCCATGGAAAGATCGTAAGTGATCAAGGGAAACCCATAATCGGGGCATCGATCAAAGTGAAGGACAAAACTCTCAGTACATCAACAAATGAGAAAGGCGAATTTGTACTCAAGCTCAATCCAGGCGAAATCATTATTGTATCCAATGTAGGGTATAATCATGTTGAATATGTAATCGGTAATTCTTCGGAAATCAATATCCCGCTTGTGGCCTCAGAAATCGCGGTAGATGAGGTTGTGGTGGTGGGATACGGTAAGCAGAAGAAGGTCGATCTGACGTCTTCTATTGCTGTTGTTGATACCAAAGATCTTGTAAAAGTACCCGGAGGAACAATTGCCACCCTTCAGAGTGCTGTGCCCGGGGTGCAGGTAACCAATGGTGCTATCCGCATCCGTGGCGTTGGATCCATTAATGGAACTGATCCGCTCTATGTGGTGGATGGTATGATCGGTGGGGCAATGCCCGACGAAAATAATATCGCTAGCATTCAGGTGTTGAAAGATGCTGCATCAAGTGCTATTTATGGTGCCCGGGGTGCCAATGGTGTTATTTTGGTCACCACAAAACGCGGTAAAGCCGGGGATGTGAAGCTCGATTACAATGCTTTCGCCGGCATCAAAAATATTTCCCATAATGTACCCCTGCTGAACGGACAGCAACTGGCCGAATTGATTAATGAGGAAATGTACAATAAAGATCCTTCGCGCAAAGACTATCTGGCCGCGCTGTCTAAACCGTCAGCCATTGGGCAAGGGTATAATATGATGGATGAACTGTTACAAACGGGCAATTATCAAAGGCATAATCTCTCGGTCTCCGGTGGTTCTCAAAATGCCAATTTTCGGCTGAGCGGTATTTATGCAACAGATAAATCCATTATTATTCAGGATAAGAACAAGCATTATGGAGCCCAATTTATCTCTGATTTTACCAAAGGAAAACTTAAGATAGGCGAAACACTTTCCTTAGGCTATACCCGCCGCAACTGGAGCGACAAAAATATCATCGATGCGCAAAAGTGGTCCTCCACATTACCGTTATATGATGCCAACAGCAGCACTGGCTTTGCTGGTGCCGGCAACGGAACTGATGTGCAGAGTGCTTTGGCAAATGCGTACCTCAACAAAAATGTCAATGACAATTTTTCGGTAAACGGCAATGCCTGGGCTACCTATGAGATCATAAAAGGGCTGGTTTATAAATTTAATATGGGGGTAGATCTTAGCCGCGTACGGAATGAAGGCTATATAGGTAACTACTCTGTTGGTCAATATCAGAACCATAGTCCTGATGAACTCAATATTTCTAGCAGTCAGAATAACCGCTGGCTATTTGAAAATACGCTGACTTATGAAAATAATTTTGGTAAACATGCGATTTCGGCTTTGGCAGGGATCACTTCCGAAGAATCCAGGTACAATGCTGTCAATGCCGGTGCCCGTGGTTTGCCAAGTCCAGATGTTTTGATACTCAATTCGGCTTCCTTAGCGAGTTCCCGTCTTGTGGGATCAGGCGTGGGACAGTCGGCTATGTATTCCATGCTGGGCCGTGTCAACTATAATTATGACAATCGTTATCTCTTGACATTTAACATGCGGCGAGATGGATCGGCCAACTTCAGTAATCAATACCGCTATGGAAATTTTCCTTCGGTATCGGCAGGATGGCGGATCAGTCAGGAATCATTTATGAAAGCATTTCCTGCAATCAGCGAATTGAAGCTCCGTGGTAGTTATGGACTTCTAGGTAATTCGGATATCGCACAATATCAATATCAACGGACGGTTAGTTTCGACCATGTCTGGTATTATCTAAACAATGTGATGGTCACAGGTGCCCTGCCGCAGACACCCTCCAATCCGAATGTAAAATGGGAAAGTCAATACTCAACTGATCTTGGTATCGATCTGGAACTCTTTGATCATAAATTGGCTCTGACTGTCGATTACTATAATAAAAAGACTGAGGACATGCTGATCAATGTACCCATTTCGTTCACCGCCGGGTATGTCAACAACTTTCCCGTGCTGAATGCCGGAAGCATACGCAATCGGGGCTGGGATATCTTGGCATCGTATAAAGATAGACTAGGCAATTTTAGCTATCATATCGGTGCCAATATTTCTTTTGTGAAAAACCGCGTCCTGAGCCTGGGTAACAATAATGAAATTCTATGGGGAAGTATTTCGCCTGGGGGAGAAAATGTCACAAGGACAGCCGTTGGCCGTTCGATAGGGGAATTTTGGGGCTATACAACCAACGGTCTATACACCAGTCAGACGCAATTGGATGCCGATAAAGCTTTTGCACCCCATGCAGCACTGGGCGATGTGCGATTCAACGACCGAAATGGAGACAAGGTCTTAAATGATCAGGATAAGGACTTTTTGGGAAGCCCAATACCTGATTTTAGCTACGGTTTCAATGCTGATGTCAACTACAACAGTGCTATTGGGATCTTTGATCTGTCGATGATGTGGCAGGGAAGCAAAGGAAACGACATCTACAACAATAGCCGCTATTGGGGCGAGGGAATGTACCATTACTACAATAATTTTGCCTCAACGCTGGATCGCTACCGCGCAGAAGAACTTGTCTTCAAAAATCCGGTATCCGGTGAAACGACCGTCTATCCAAAAAATACAGATACCAATATTCCACGTGCTGTACTCGGCGATCCCAATCAGAATTTAAGGGCGTCCAATAGGTTTGTGGAGGATGGTTCTTATCTGCGACTCAAAGTCGTCAACATTGGCTACAGCTTTTCTAGCCCGAGGCTTGAACGCTGGAAGATCGACCGATTGCGGTTTTATGTCGGTGCAAAAAATCTGCTGACCTTTACCAAGTACTCGGGTTATGATCCAGAAGTGGGGTCGGGAGATACCCGCTCCAATCTGAGCCGCGGAATCGATGGGCAGACACCATGGGGACTGAGCTTCC
- a CDS encoding glycoside hydrolase family 127 protein, producing MKLNSRFSHTILALFFCSSLFAQTSKELNYFDLQDVRLLPSPFYHAQQLDLQYLLDMDPDRLLAPFLREAGLAVVKESYTNWENTGLDGHIGGHYLSALANMYSSTGDLRIKERLDYMIVNLQRCQQANGNGYIGGVPGGKRIWEEIHAGNIQSSTFSLNGKWVPLYNIHKTYAGLRDVYLLTADKSAKNMLIEMTDWACKLVSQLSDAQVQDMLRSEHGGLNESFADVAAITQNPKYLELARKFSHQSILVPLTKHQDKLTGLHANTQIPKVLGFARIGELSKDVEWTGAVRYFWDNVVLHRSIAIGGNSVSEHFNPTNDFSKMVQSIEGPETCNTYNMLRLTKMLYRTEPQAKYIDFYERALYNHILSSQHPEHGGLVYFTQIRPGHYRVYSQPQTSMWCCVGSGMENHAKYGEMIYAHKQDDLYVNLFVPSQLHWKEKDIEIIQDNNFPKEAYTSLIINSKRKHEFTLYLRRPKWLKDNPKISINGKPYPVTESTETHVIIKRVWKPGDRLRMELPMEIQTEQLPDQSNYYSISYGPVVLAARSGTSDLKGLKADDSRMGHIASGKQIPLRDIPILVTDSKAIPTLIHPISDRPLHFTLTGLRQGKDTVNMELEPFYGLHDSRYILYWPQTTASQLQQLQDKIERDERESLALTAITVDKVIAGEQQPESDHFFREESSKAGSTDDTRWRETSGWFSYQLKNTDASALYLKYMTDTALRTSEIWINGILVETLKSTDSSAVVKTSRIKLPKGSTAMSTIEVKIKGTSTSPSHKILEIRTLRSDE from the coding sequence ATGAAATTAAACAGCCGTTTTTCCCACACGATCCTTGCATTGTTCTTTTGTTCCTCTTTATTTGCACAGACATCCAAAGAGCTCAATTATTTCGATCTACAGGATGTCCGATTGTTACCAAGTCCCTTTTATCATGCCCAACAGCTTGATTTGCAGTATTTATTGGATATGGATCCCGATCGTCTCCTCGCTCCATTCTTAAGGGAAGCGGGATTAGCAGTCGTTAAAGAGTCATATACCAACTGGGAAAATACGGGTTTGGACGGTCATATTGGTGGTCATTATCTTTCCGCGCTTGCCAATATGTATTCCTCCACTGGAGATTTACGTATCAAAGAACGGCTTGATTATATGATTGTAAACCTGCAGCGCTGTCAGCAGGCAAATGGAAATGGCTATATCGGCGGTGTCCCCGGTGGTAAACGCATTTGGGAAGAAATTCATGCCGGAAATATCCAATCGAGTACGTTTAGCCTGAACGGAAAGTGGGTCCCGCTTTACAATATTCATAAAACCTATGCCGGATTACGGGACGTCTACTTGCTAACTGCTGATAAAAGCGCTAAAAATATGCTTATTGAGATGACTGATTGGGCTTGCAAATTGGTTTCTCAATTGTCTGATGCACAGGTGCAGGACATGTTGCGCAGTGAACACGGTGGACTCAATGAAAGTTTTGCCGATGTTGCCGCAATTACCCAAAACCCCAAATACCTGGAGCTTGCGCGTAAATTCTCCCATCAGTCTATCCTAGTTCCCTTAACAAAACATCAAGATAAATTAACGGGGCTACACGCCAATACGCAGATCCCAAAAGTCCTGGGTTTCGCCCGGATTGGGGAACTCTCCAAGGATGTGGAATGGACTGGCGCCGTACGCTACTTCTGGGATAATGTGGTATTACATAGATCCATTGCCATCGGCGGAAATAGCGTCAGTGAACATTTTAATCCAACAAACGATTTCTCAAAGATGGTTCAGAGCATCGAAGGGCCCGAAACCTGTAATACCTACAATATGCTGCGGCTCACAAAAATGCTGTACCGTACAGAACCACAGGCCAAGTACATTGATTTTTACGAAAGGGCATTATACAATCATATTTTGTCGAGCCAGCATCCCGAACATGGGGGGCTTGTATACTTTACGCAGATCCGTCCTGGACATTATCGCGTCTATTCGCAACCGCAGACGAGTATGTGGTGCTGTGTTGGGTCGGGCATGGAAAACCATGCCAAGTATGGCGAAATGATTTATGCGCATAAACAGGATGACTTGTACGTCAATCTCTTTGTTCCCTCCCAATTGCATTGGAAAGAAAAGGACATCGAGATTATTCAGGACAACAACTTTCCAAAGGAAGCGTATACCTCGCTGATCATTAATTCCAAAAGAAAACATGAATTTACACTTTATCTGCGCAGACCTAAATGGTTGAAAGATAATCCCAAAATTTCAATAAATGGAAAGCCTTATCCCGTTACGGAGTCCACGGAAACACATGTCATCATAAAACGAGTCTGGAAGCCCGGCGATCGCCTGCGTATGGAATTACCGATGGAAATCCAGACTGAACAGTTGCCTGACCAAAGCAACTATTACAGCATATCCTATGGGCCTGTTGTGCTCGCTGCACGTTCGGGAACAAGTGATCTCAAAGGACTAAAGGCCGACGATAGCCGGATGGGTCATATCGCATCCGGAAAACAGATCCCTTTGCGCGATATCCCTATCCTTGTCACTGATTCTAAAGCGATCCCGACACTTATTCACCCTATCTCCGACAGACCATTGCATTTTACACTCACAGGACTTCGTCAGGGCAAAGACACGGTAAACATGGAACTTGAACCTTTCTATGGTCTTCATGATAGTAGGTATATCCTGTATTGGCCACAAACAACTGCCAGCCAACTTCAACAGCTGCAGGATAAAATTGAAAGGGATGAACGCGAAAGCCTTGCCCTCACTGCAATCACGGTGGACAAGGTGATTGCGGGTGAACAACAGCCGGAATCGGATCATTTCTTTCGGGAAGAAAGTAGCAAGGCCGGGAGCACTGACGATACGCGTTGGCGTGAAACCAGCGGCTGGTTCAGTTACCAGCTAAAAAATACAGATGCTAGTGCACTATACCTGAAGTATATGACAGATACTGCGCTGCGGACCAGCGAAATCTGGATCAATGGAATCCTTGTTGAAACCCTAAAGAGCACTGATAGCAGTGCTGTTGTTAAAACCTCGCGCATAAAGCTTCCCAAAGGAAGTACTGCTATGTCGACAATAGAGGTAAAAATCAAGGGGACATCAACGTCCCCCAGTCATAAAATTTTAGAAATACGGACACTCCGCTCGGATGAATAG
- a CDS encoding sugar-binding domain-containing protein, whose translation MSIIIKNIAILAASVLIGLSSVYAQPGFGVAQRINADWQFQLETAGAAQSATAINEQSWKSVRLPHDWGVKQPLSPSLASATGYLPGGIGWYRKQLSIPAEDQGKKIFLYFEGVYNRSEVFVNGKSVGKRPNGYVSFSYDISPYIEFGKENTIAVKVDHNKSADSRWYTGSGIYRDVWVVKADQVHLDQWGVYAYPELKGGKGVLHTEITVVNSSSLRSPVTVQQELIDAEGRLIEKKSGQLTIAAADKARLDLKLTASNPKLWSLTQPIQYTLRTTLWQKGKQIDQSEVKTGFRTFTFDPDKGFALNNQWMKVKGVCLHHDAGVLGAEVYTEVWKRRLLTLKSLGVNAVRTSHNPQATSLYNLCDELGLLVMDEAFDEWEFPKRKWLQGWNVGVPGFEGAYDFFEEWGERDLADMVQRDRNHLSIFAWSIGNEVDYPNDPYSHPILNGEKKEGGFTQASYGGYKKDAPDAMRLGDIAKRLVTVVKKYDRSRAVTAGLAGVAMSNETAYPGALDIAGYNYTESRYQEDHQRYPTRVIFGSENRHDLPAWLAVRDNAHIFGQFLWTGIDYLGESGRWPSRGFYSGLLDFAGFIKPRGYFRQSLWAEKPMAYLGTYPLAGATTRTDVWSASETEQQQRKNEKPSMDAWPIWNYQDDQLIRVVCYTNSAAARLTLNGQTVGEEKKYDAKTGIIFWDIPYATGRLEVIGLDSNGKEVVRHAIQSSQRPASIQAVLVGDPSIKADGLLQLMVQLVDEKGIPVVLSEDEITCDITGNARLLGMEAGNNADMGDYTDNKQRVHQGKMIVYVQSTGKSGDQITIRLTSPWLKAATVSYSVN comes from the coding sequence ATGAGCATAATAATAAAAAATATAGCGATCCTTGCTGCATCAGTTTTAATCGGGCTGAGCTCCGTTTACGCCCAGCCGGGTTTTGGTGTCGCTCAGCGGATCAACGCAGACTGGCAGTTCCAGTTAGAAACCGCAGGAGCAGCACAAAGCGCAACAGCAATAAACGAGCAGTCCTGGAAATCGGTTAGGCTACCCCATGACTGGGGCGTGAAGCAGCCCTTGAGTCCAAGCCTGGCCAGCGCCACCGGATATTTACCCGGCGGTATAGGCTGGTACCGAAAACAACTGTCCATACCTGCTGAAGACCAAGGAAAGAAGATCTTTCTTTATTTTGAAGGTGTTTACAACCGCAGTGAAGTTTTTGTCAACGGAAAATCTGTCGGTAAGCGCCCCAATGGCTACGTATCATTTTCTTATGACATCAGCCCGTATATTGAATTCGGAAAGGAAAATACCATTGCGGTCAAGGTCGACCATAACAAAAGTGCGGATTCGCGCTGGTACACTGGATCTGGCATCTATCGGGATGTTTGGGTCGTCAAGGCCGATCAGGTGCATCTGGATCAATGGGGGGTATATGCCTATCCGGAACTTAAGGGTGGGAAAGGAGTACTCCATACTGAAATTACGGTGGTCAACAGTTCGTCATTGCGTAGCCCAGTTACCGTGCAGCAGGAGCTCATCGATGCCGAAGGCAGGCTCATTGAGAAAAAATCCGGGCAGCTTACTATCGCTGCTGCAGATAAAGCACGCTTAGACCTGAAATTGACAGCATCAAATCCAAAGCTGTGGAGCTTAACGCAGCCTATACAATATACATTGCGGACGACGCTTTGGCAAAAAGGTAAACAGATAGATCAGTCTGAAGTAAAGACCGGTTTTAGGACCTTTACCTTTGATCCGGATAAAGGCTTTGCCTTAAACAACCAATGGATGAAAGTGAAAGGTGTCTGCTTGCATCACGATGCCGGTGTCCTCGGTGCCGAGGTCTATACCGAAGTGTGGAAGCGTCGCTTACTCACGCTAAAGTCACTGGGTGTTAACGCCGTGCGTACGAGCCACAACCCACAGGCGACCTCACTTTATAATTTATGTGATGAGCTTGGTCTGTTGGTCATGGATGAAGCATTTGATGAATGGGAATTTCCGAAACGAAAGTGGCTACAGGGCTGGAACGTCGGCGTACCTGGTTTTGAAGGAGCGTACGATTTTTTTGAAGAGTGGGGGGAGCGGGATTTGGCCGATATGGTCCAAAGGGACCGGAATCACCTGTCGATATTTGCCTGGAGCATAGGCAATGAAGTAGATTATCCCAATGATCCCTATTCCCATCCGATTTTAAATGGCGAGAAAAAAGAAGGTGGTTTTACCCAGGCCTCTTATGGGGGTTATAAAAAAGATGCACCGGACGCCATGCGTTTGGGCGATATTGCCAAACGCCTCGTGACTGTGGTAAAAAAATACGATCGCAGCAGGGCGGTAACGGCAGGGCTAGCAGGTGTAGCCATGTCCAATGAAACGGCCTACCCCGGAGCGCTTGATATTGCGGGGTACAATTATACGGAGAGCCGATATCAGGAAGACCACCAGCGTTACCCGACGCGTGTCATATTTGGTAGTGAAAATCGGCATGATCTTCCAGCGTGGCTGGCTGTACGCGACAATGCGCATATATTTGGACAGTTCCTGTGGACGGGGATCGACTATCTGGGCGAATCGGGCCGTTGGCCTTCGCGTGGTTTTTATTCGGGCTTACTTGATTTTGCTGGCTTTATCAAACCCAGGGGATATTTTCGCCAATCTCTGTGGGCAGAAAAACCCATGGCTTATCTGGGAACCTATCCATTGGCAGGAGCGACCACGAGGACGGATGTGTGGTCAGCTTCGGAAACTGAGCAGCAACAACGAAAAAACGAAAAACCCTCGATGGATGCCTGGCCAATCTGGAATTATCAGGACGATCAGCTGATCCGGGTGGTCTGCTATACCAATAGTGCTGCAGCCCGGCTAACACTGAATGGGCAGACCGTGGGTGAAGAGAAAAAATACGATGCAAAAACAGGAATTATCTTTTGGGATATCCCTTATGCCACTGGTAGGCTGGAAGTGATCGGGCTGGACAGCAATGGAAAAGAAGTTGTCCGCCATGCGATTCAATCCAGCCAGCGGCCGGCATCCATTCAGGCGGTACTTGTTGGGGATCCGTCGATTAAAGCGGACGGTCTGCTGCAGCTAATGGTGCAGCTTGTCGATGAAAAGGGCATTCCCGTGGTTCTTTCGGAAGATGAAATTACCTGCGATATTACTGGAAATGCACGTTTATTGGGTATGGAGGCCGGAAATAATGCCGATATGGGTGATTATACGGATAATAAACAGCGGGTCCATCAAGGCAAAATGATCGTTTATGTACAATCAACGGGCAAATCGGGGGACCAGATTACCATTCGGCTGACCTCACCCTGGCTGAAAGCCGCCACGGTATCCTATAGCGTTAACTGA
- a CDS encoding family 43 glycosylhydrolase, with product MRFTVIAFLLMNIVASAYAQEYRQGPTEKDFAGYLFAYFKGNAVADEAVCFAISTDGYTYRALNGNRPVLDSKTISKTGGVRDPHILRAEDGKTFYMVLTDMTSSKGWDSNRGMVLLKSQDLLHWSHQAIDFQQRFTGQDDLKRVWAPQTIFDSAAGKYMVYWSMQHGNGPDIIYYAYANKDFTDFETEPKVLFVPKNGKSCIDGDIIEKNGLFYLFYKTEGHGNGIKLAMTDSLTSGKWIEQPGYKQQTKDAVEGSSVFKRNQSDQYILMYDVYGKGKYQFCVSDDLDRFKVIDQEIDMDFHPRHGTIIPLSRDELTQLTSHWGKPKDIPLALKKNPILDGFYADPDILYANKTKRYYIYPTSDGFDGWGGHYFKTFSSADLIHWKDEGVILDLKKEVAWGPRHAWAPTITEKKVKGDYKYYYYFTAAQKIGVAVADQPTGPFKDSGTPLIDFKPPGVTGGQEIDPAVFNDPKSGKSYLYWGNGYLAVAELNKDMVSIKKNTMKVLTPDKTFREGVYVIFRNGIYYFLWSEDDTRSENYRVRYGTSTSPYGPIRVPENNLILQKDPAKGIYGTGHNSVLQVPGTDEWYIVYHRFNYPNGIRMGDAAGFHREVCMDRLYFDANGQIVPVIPTH from the coding sequence ATGCGATTTACGGTTATAGCATTTTTATTGATGAATATTGTGGCATCGGCATACGCGCAGGAATATAGGCAGGGGCCGACCGAAAAGGATTTTGCCGGTTATTTATTTGCTTATTTTAAGGGCAATGCTGTGGCAGATGAAGCTGTCTGTTTTGCCATTAGCACCGATGGTTATACCTACCGTGCGTTGAACGGTAATCGTCCTGTACTGGATTCGAAGACCATCAGTAAAACCGGAGGTGTCAGGGATCCGCATATTCTCCGTGCTGAGGATGGAAAGACATTCTATATGGTACTGACCGATATGACCTCCTCCAAGGGCTGGGATTCCAATCGCGGTATGGTCCTGCTAAAATCGCAGGATCTGCTGCACTGGTCGCATCAGGCCATCGATTTCCAGCAGCGATTCACTGGGCAGGACGATCTGAAGCGTGTATGGGCGCCACAGACCATTTTTGATTCGGCGGCAGGAAAATATATGGTCTATTGGTCCATGCAGCATGGAAACGGTCCCGACATCATCTATTATGCCTATGCGAATAAAGATTTTACCGATTTTGAAACGGAACCAAAAGTGCTCTTCGTACCTAAAAACGGTAAATCCTGTATTGATGGCGATATTATCGAAAAGAATGGCCTGTTTTACCTCTTCTACAAAACGGAAGGTCACGGCAATGGAATCAAACTTGCCATGACCGATTCCCTGACGTCGGGAAAATGGATCGAACAGCCTGGGTATAAGCAGCAAACAAAGGATGCCGTGGAAGGATCAAGTGTTTTCAAGCGAAATCAGTCGGACCAATATATCCTGATGTATGATGTGTATGGTAAAGGAAAATACCAATTCTGTGTTTCCGATGATCTCGATCGTTTTAAAGTGATCGACCAAGAGATTGATATGGATTTTCATCCCCGTCATGGAACCATCATACCCCTTTCCAGAGATGAGCTGACCCAGTTGACGTCTCATTGGGGCAAACCCAAGGATATACCGCTTGCGCTGAAAAAGAACCCAATTCTGGACGGCTTTTATGCAGATCCCGATATTCTTTACGCCAACAAAACCAAAAGATATTATATCTATCCAACAAGTGATGGATTTGATGGCTGGGGCGGCCACTATTTTAAGACCTTTTCTTCGGCCGATCTTATCCATTGGAAGGATGAGGGTGTCATCCTAGATCTTAAAAAAGAGGTTGCCTGGGGACCACGACATGCATGGGCACCAACGATCACCGAGAAAAAAGTCAAAGGCGACTATAAATATTACTACTATTTTACGGCGGCGCAGAAAATCGGTGTCGCCGTAGCGGACCAGCCAACGGGACCATTCAAGGACTCGGGCACACCGTTGATCGATTTCAAACCTCCCGGCGTAACTGGCGGGCAGGAGATCGATCCGGCGGTGTTCAATGACCCCAAGTCAGGTAAAAGTTATTTGTATTGGGGGAACGGTTACCTTGCCGTTGCCGAACTAAATAAGGATATGGTCTCCATCAAAAAGAATACAATGAAGGTATTGACGCCTGACAAAACATTTCGTGAAGGGGTATATGTGATCTTTCGCAATGGAATATACTATTTTCTCTGGTCAGAAGATGATACCCGCAGCGAGAATTACCGGGTTCGCTATGGGACATCAACCTCTCCCTATGGTCCGATCCGGGTGCCCGAGAACAATCTGATCTTGCAAAAAGATCCGGCGAAAGGAATCTATGGTACTGGTCATAACTCGGTCTTGCAGGTGCCCGGAACTGACGAATGGTATATTGTCTATCATCGGTTTAATTATCCAAATGGGATCAGGATGGGGGATGCAGCAGGTTTCCATCGGGAAGTATGCATGGATCGGCTTTATTTCGATGCAAATGGCCAGATCGTACCTGTCATTCCAACCCATTAA